Sequence from the Luteibacter aegosomaticola genome:
GGTTTGGCATCAGGTATTTGTAAGGATGGAGCGTGCCAAGGTTCCCTGACGGCAAGCTTTCACGAAGCTGAATATCGCACAGCGAGAGGGTCAACCCGATGACATCCTCTCCGTTTTTCCTCACGAGTCTGCACTCCCGCGGACCTCGAAAGGAGACAGCGTATGCGTAACCTTACCCGCACCCTTGCCGCCGTGGCCGCCCTGGGCATGGCCGTTGGCGCCGCGAGCTATACCCCGCCGGCTGCCGCGCGGGAAGTGGTCATCATCCGCAACGCCCCGCCGCCGCCGCGCTTCGAACGAGTACCGGTGGCGCGCCCCGGTTACGTCTGGGCCCCGGGCTACTGGAACTGGTACGGCGGCCGTTACGTCTGGGTCGGTGGCCGTTGGGCCGCAGCCCGTCCGGGCTACGTTTATCGCGGCCCGGGCTGGCGTCCGTACCGTGGTGGATACCACTACGAACGCGAGGTCTGGGTGCGCGATCCGCACTGGCACCGCTAAATTCTTAACATCTGCGTGCTGCGACGCATCTAGCAACTCCTGAATATCGGTTTAGACTACGCAGCTGACACGACATCTCGCCCCCGCCTCTAAAGGCAGGGGCGATTTTTTTGGAAGGTCATATCCCCAACCGTTGGCTCCGGCCAACGGGACGCCCCAAAGGGGGGCGGGCTGCTAACAATGAACACTGGAGTTTGCGTTCGATGATTTTCGAAACCATCGCCAACACGGGCCACGAAGAAGTCGTCTTCTGCCATAACAAGGACGCGGGCCTCAAGGCCATCATCGCGATCCACAACACCGTGCTTGGTCCGTCGCTGGGCGGCCTGCGCATGTGGCCCTACAAGTCCGAGCAGGACGCCGTGAACGATGTGCTGCGCCTGTCGCGCGGTATGACGTACAAGAACGCGGTGGCCGGCCTGAACCTCGGTGGCGGCAAGGCCGTGATCATCGGCGATCCCTCCAAGGACAAGTCCGAAGCGCTGTTCCGCGCCTTCGGCCGCTTCGTCAACTCGCTCAACGGCCGTTACATCACGGCGGAAGACGTGGGTATCGACGTGAACGACATGGAATATGTCTACCGCGAAACCGAATACGTCACCGGCGTGCACCAGGTGCACGGTGGTTCGGGCGATCCCTCGCCGTTCACCGCGTTCGGCACGCTGCAGGGCCTGATGGCCGCGCTGCAGGCCAAGCACGGCAACGAAGACGTGGGCAAGTACAGCTACGCCGTCCAGGGCTGCGGCCACGTGGGTAGCGAGTTCATCAAGCTGCTCCGCGAGCAGGGCGCCAAGGTGTTCGTCACCGACATCAACAAGGATGCCGTGCAGCGCTGCGTCGACGAGCTGGGCTGCGAAGCGGTCGGCCTCGATGAAATCTACGACGTCGACGCCGACGTCTACAGCCCGTGCGCCCTGGGTGGCACGGTCAACGAGCAGACGATCGACCGCATCAAGGCGAAGATCATCTGCGGTGCCGCGAACAACCAGCTGGCCACCGACGCGATCGGTGACGAACTGGCCCGCCGTGGCGTGCTGTACGCGCCGGATTACGCCGTGAACGCTGGCGGCGTCATGAACGTCTCGCTCGAGATCGACGGCTACAACCGCGAGCGTGCGATGCGCATGATGCGTACGATCTACTACAACGTCGGTCGCATCTTCGAAATCTCCGGCCGCGACAACATCCCGACCTACAAGGCCGCGGACCGCATGGCCGAAGAGCGCATCAGCGCCATCGGCAAGATCCGCCTGCCGCACATGGGCAACGGTGCACCCCGTTTCCAGGGCCGCATGCGCGGCCAGTAAGGCGTCCCGGCAGGGTCGACCCGAGAGCCACCGGATTCGTCCGGTGGCTTTTTTCTTGGCCAGGCCAGGGGCCTGAGTGACGGCACCGGCGCCTATCGCGTGCAAACGCGCTCCTACAAATGGCCGTGTGAGGCCGTTTCCGGCAAATGTGAACGGCCCGGGCCAATCAACTTCGTAAGAATCTCCCGATGCCGTTTGCCTTGGGTCATGATCTGTTACACTTCGCCACGCCCGGCCTCGCGTAAGGCTTTGCCTTTACGAAGCTTTTGGGTGTAGGGGGAACCTCCGCCACCCGGGCGGAATCACCAATTCAAGATCACGACCTTCGTCGCCCCGGCGGCGCTGCCCAGCTCTTGTCCCGTGTGGATAGCCAGGCGCGCTCCAAGGGGTTGAAATGGACTTACCGAGCATATGAGCGCGATCCCCGCCGAAACCTTCACCCAAGATGACATCCTGGCTCGCCTGCGGTCCGTCCTGCATGAGACGTTCGAGATCGACCCGGCGAAGGTAACCCCGGAGGCTAACCTCTTCTCCGACCTGGAGCTGGACAGCATCGATGCGATCGATCTGGCCATCCAGGTGCAGGACATGACCGGCACCCGCATCAAGCCCGAAGACTTCAAGAGCGTGCGTACCGTGGGCGATGTCGTCGCCACCGTGCAGCAGCTCGTCGCGCGCTGAGGCGTCATGCTGGGCCCCGCCGGACCGCGCGCCAACGCGGAACGTAGGTTCGCGCCCTGCGCGGTCATACCCATCTACAACCACGGCCGCACCATCGCGGCCACGGCCAACGCCCTGGCGGCGCACGGCCTGCCCGTGCTGGTCGTGGACGATGGCTCGAATGAAGAAACCCAACGCATCCTGGACGAGCTCGTCGCCGGGCGCGATGACCTGCGCCTGATCCGCCAGCCACGTAACGGCGGCAAGGGCGTGGCCCTGTCGACCGGGTTCCAGGCCGCCTACGAGGCCGGCTACACCCACGTCCTGCAGATCGATGCCGATGGCCAGCACGATACGGCCGACGTGCCGCGTTTCCTCGCCGAGGCCCAGGCCGCCCCGGATGCGATGATCTGCGGCTGCCCCGTGTACGACGCTTCGATCCCGAAGGCACGCTACTACGGGCGCTATCTCACCCATGCGTGCGTCTGGCTGGAAACACTCTCCTTCGACATCAAGGACTCGATGCTGGGCTACCGCCTGTATCCGCTGGCCGCGACGTGCGAGGAGATGGCCCGCAAGCCCTTCCCGCCCCGCATGGATTTCGATACCGAGATCGCGGTGCGCCTGTTCTGGCGCGGCGTGCCGGTACGCAATGTAGCCACCC
This genomic interval carries:
- a CDS encoding Glu/Leu/Phe/Val dehydrogenase dimerization domain-containing protein, giving the protein MIFETIANTGHEEVVFCHNKDAGLKAIIAIHNTVLGPSLGGLRMWPYKSEQDAVNDVLRLSRGMTYKNAVAGLNLGGGKAVIIGDPSKDKSEALFRAFGRFVNSLNGRYITAEDVGIDVNDMEYVYRETEYVTGVHQVHGGSGDPSPFTAFGTLQGLMAALQAKHGNEDVGKYSYAVQGCGHVGSEFIKLLREQGAKVFVTDINKDAVQRCVDELGCEAVGLDEIYDVDADVYSPCALGGTVNEQTIDRIKAKIICGAANNQLATDAIGDELARRGVLYAPDYAVNAGGVMNVSLEIDGYNRERAMRMMRTIYYNVGRIFEISGRDNIPTYKAADRMAEERISAIGKIRLPHMGNGAPRFQGRMRGQ
- a CDS encoding YXWGXW repeat-containing protein, translating into MRNLTRTLAAVAALGMAVGAASYTPPAAAREVVIIRNAPPPPRFERVPVARPGYVWAPGYWNWYGGRYVWVGGRWAAARPGYVYRGPGWRPYRGGYHYEREVWVRDPHWHR
- a CDS encoding glycosyltransferase family 2 protein; translated protein: MLGPAGPRANAERRFAPCAVIPIYNHGRTIAATANALAAHGLPVLVVDDGSNEETQRILDELVAGRDDLRLIRQPRNGGKGVALSTGFQAAYEAGYTHVLQIDADGQHDTADVPRFLAEAQAAPDAMICGCPVYDASIPKARYYGRYLTHACVWLETLSFDIKDSMLGYRLYPLAATCEEMARKPFPPRMDFDTEIAVRLFWRGVPVRNVATRVIYPENGLSHFRLWRDNARITAMHTRLLLGMLPRAPRLLLHKLTRKNA
- a CDS encoding acyl carrier protein, giving the protein MSAIPAETFTQDDILARLRSVLHETFEIDPAKVTPEANLFSDLELDSIDAIDLAIQVQDMTGTRIKPEDFKSVRTVGDVVATVQQLVAR